In Candidatus Saccharibacteria bacterium oral taxon 488, a single window of DNA contains:
- a CDS encoding PadR family transcriptional regulator, translating into MSVQYTLLGFLAEESNYGYELKKKYDGYFGKDKPILTGQIYSTLARLKRDNKVKEITDTSESGGPDRVRYEITDEGKQDLQAWLESPEAPSPQLQATMYVKAVLAILKDGDASPYLDNQRQAHIQRMRELTAQRRDSNLSDMLLIDHALYHLEADLRWIELTISRLTRLKEEILHEQTNN; encoded by the coding sequence ATGAGCGTTCAATATACCCTGTTAGGCTTTTTAGCGGAAGAGTCAAATTATGGCTATGAGTTAAAGAAAAAATATGACGGCTATTTTGGTAAGGACAAGCCAATTTTAACCGGTCAGATATATTCAACTCTGGCGCGGCTCAAACGCGACAACAAGGTCAAAGAAATTACTGATACCAGCGAATCGGGCGGGCCGGATCGGGTTCGGTATGAAATTACCGACGAGGGTAAGCAAGATTTGCAGGCTTGGCTGGAATCACCAGAGGCGCCGTCGCCGCAACTGCAAGCGACGATGTATGTCAAAGCAGTGCTAGCTATTCTGAAGGATGGCGATGCGTCACCGTATTTGGATAACCAACGGCAGGCGCACATCCAACGGATGCGTGAGCTGACAGCTCAGCGGCGTGACAGCAATTTATCGGATATGCTGCTGATCGACCACGCGCTGTATCATTTGGAGGCGGATTTACGCTGGATTGAATTAACTATTTCGCGGTTAACGCGGCTAAAGGAGGAAATTTTGCATGAGCAAACCAATAATTAG
- a CDS encoding DUF167 domain-containing protein produces MKISVHLKPNSRHREEVVVGDDGSLTIYTKAPAIEGRANLAAVKLLAKHFGVASSKVKLVRGATSKYKVFEVDKA; encoded by the coding sequence ATGAAAATCTCCGTCCACCTCAAGCCCAACTCTCGTCACCGCGAAGAAGTCGTGGTTGGTGATGATGGTTCGCTGACTATTTACACCAAGGCGCCAGCCATTGAAGGGCGGGCGAATCTGGCGGCGGTAAAATTACTGGCGAAGCATTTTGGTGTGGCGTCGTCAAAGGTAAAATTAGTGCGCGGCGCAACTTCGAAATATAAGGTTTTTGAGGTAGATAAGGCATAA
- a CDS encoding helix-turn-helix transcriptional regulator, protein MFAKKLKQLRQQADWSQEQLADRLNVTRQAVAKWERGAGFPDIDNMQALAKLFNTSVDELLDYTRAGLASAIREPLDLDAYPTDTKGYSASDLAVADKFADADHIESLNRHRRLTWWQKIIDFFVGAGTLDVAFSGEAIGQLKGDRRYYLVEKSGRSWIVEVTKTYIERRELAETFPRKGLTVGDYMYRRSGFVVEPSNKQQ, encoded by the coding sequence ATTTTTGCAAAAAAACTTAAACAATTACGTCAACAAGCCGATTGGTCACAAGAGCAACTAGCCGATCGACTCAACGTTACGCGACAAGCAGTTGCTAAATGGGAACGAGGTGCGGGCTTTCCAGACATAGACAATATGCAAGCATTAGCAAAATTATTTAACACTAGCGTAGACGAGCTGCTCGACTACACACGAGCAGGATTAGCTTCGGCCATACGCGAACCACTTGATCTTGATGCCTACCCGACAGATACGAAAGGATATTCAGCATCCGATCTGGCAGTTGCAGACAAATTTGCCGACGCCGATCACATTGAATCGCTAAATCGCCACCGACGACTAACGTGGTGGCAAAAAATCATCGACTTTTTCGTAGGAGCTGGAACGCTTGATGTGGCTTTTTCCGGCGAGGCCATTGGACAACTTAAAGGCGATAGACGCTACTATCTGGTTGAAAAATCTGGTCGCTCATGGATCGTCGAAGTTACAAAGACATATATTGAACGACGAGAATTAGCCGAGACATTCCCTCGCAAAGGATTGACGGTTGGTGATTATATGTATCGGCGAAGCGGGTTTGTTGTAGAGCCATCAAATAAACAACAATAG
- a CDS encoding DEAD/DEAH box helicase has translation MKLKFDSNQQYQLDAIQAVVDIFAGQSKGGDGANYHIDQGRQTSFEATISRGNSLVLDATQIAENMHKVQDRNGIEKSETKEGGFSIPATFPPEIGEKSLKHGMNFSIEMETGTGKTYVYLRTIHELHQHYGWKKFIIVVPSVAIREGVLKNLAITREHFADLYNKPEMDYYVWDSKKTGQAREFATNDTLQIMVITIDSFAKAQNVMNRQSDYGRPLDFIKATHPVVILDEPQNMETDIRRNAITSLNPLCTLRYSATHKHLYNLLYRLTPVDAYDKGLVKKIEVHSVQSEDNYNDAYINVLSLERQSKTRSFAKIEVDASDEYGLQRKIIKAFPGDDLEAKTGRSAYAGYYVESINHGDDCVEFSNGKVVYVGQRDESLHDDIIKRQIELTIDDHFDKQRRLGSSVKVLSLFFIDKVMNYREYTTNGVSKGKFAKWFEEAYAKVASKPKYAGVMDGLSASEVHDGYFAADKNGQWKDSRDTKGEGGRTKDDDTAYTLIMKDKERLLDINEPLRFIFSHSALREGWDNPNVFQICTLNETSSQMKKRQEIGRGLRLPVNIDGQRVYDDSVNILTVVANESYAEFSRKLQTEIEEEAGIRFGGRIKNRDDRRPVRFQKSRALDPAFEELWDKIKHKTTYRVAIDTDKLVTEAASELAQVTISKPNIAETKTLIDSMGNDNGFMVRETGFNTYAVRQAEVKMPNLLADIQRQTQMTRRVIFEVLDQAGMFAQVAINPQQVIDETARAINRVKQRLVVDGVKYHRTGEYYDMTLFENGELQAYLYDAAMKSGAIAVGDQAKTIYDYVAVDSEVEREFMQSLEDNADVKFYIKLPGWFKIDTPVGKYNPDWAVAFDGDERIYFVAETKGSDDINDNHLSANERGKITAARQHFAEIDVPYVAPVRILRQALTMVRDI, from the coding sequence ATGAAACTAAAATTTGACTCTAATCAGCAGTATCAACTCGACGCCATCCAGGCGGTGGTGGATATTTTCGCTGGGCAATCGAAAGGTGGTGACGGTGCGAATTACCATATAGATCAGGGTAGACAGACAAGCTTCGAAGCGACGATTTCTAGGGGAAATAGTTTGGTGTTGGATGCAACGCAGATCGCCGAAAATATGCATAAAGTCCAAGATAGGAATGGTATCGAGAAAAGCGAGACTAAAGAAGGTGGCTTTAGCATTCCGGCGACTTTTCCGCCAGAAATCGGCGAAAAATCTCTGAAACACGGCATGAACTTCTCCATCGAGATGGAGACCGGCACGGGCAAAACGTATGTGTACTTGCGGACGATTCATGAGCTACACCAGCATTATGGTTGGAAGAAGTTTATAATCGTGGTGCCGAGCGTGGCGATTCGTGAAGGCGTGCTGAAGAATTTAGCGATTACCAGGGAGCACTTCGCCGATCTCTACAACAAGCCAGAGATGGACTACTACGTCTGGGACAGCAAGAAGACCGGTCAGGCTCGTGAGTTTGCGACGAACGATACCTTGCAGATCATGGTGATTACTATTGATAGCTTCGCCAAGGCGCAGAATGTGATGAATCGGCAGAGCGATTATGGTCGGCCGCTCGACTTTATCAAAGCCACCCACCCGGTAGTTATTCTCGACGAACCGCAGAATATGGAGACTGACATACGACGGAATGCTATTACTAGCCTTAATCCGCTGTGCACGTTGCGCTACAGTGCTACTCACAAGCACTTATATAATTTGCTATATCGGCTGACTCCGGTCGATGCCTATGATAAAGGCTTGGTCAAAAAGATCGAGGTGCATAGTGTCCAGAGTGAGGATAATTATAATGATGCGTATATCAATGTATTGTCGCTAGAGCGCCAGTCGAAGACTCGTTCGTTTGCTAAAATTGAAGTAGATGCGAGTGATGAGTATGGCTTGCAGCGCAAGATCATCAAGGCTTTTCCGGGCGATGACTTAGAGGCGAAGACGGGGCGTTCAGCCTATGCCGGCTACTATGTCGAGTCGATCAATCACGGCGATGATTGCGTCGAATTCAGTAATGGTAAGGTAGTTTATGTTGGTCAGCGTGATGAAAGCCTGCATGATGATATTATCAAGCGGCAGATTGAACTGACAATTGATGATCATTTTGATAAACAGCGTCGACTGGGTAGTAGTGTCAAAGTGCTGAGCCTATTCTTTATTGATAAAGTCATGAACTATCGTGAATATACGACGAATGGTGTCAGTAAGGGTAAATTTGCCAAATGGTTTGAGGAGGCGTACGCCAAGGTGGCGTCTAAACCAAAATATGCTGGCGTCATGGATGGTTTGTCGGCGAGTGAGGTGCACGATGGCTATTTTGCGGCGGATAAGAATGGCCAATGGAAAGATTCTCGTGACACCAAGGGTGAGGGTGGACGGACGAAGGACGATGATACAGCATATACCTTAATCATGAAGGATAAAGAAAGACTGCTGGATATAAATGAGCCGCTACGGTTTATCTTTAGCCACTCCGCACTACGCGAGGGCTGGGATAATCCTAATGTATTTCAGATCTGCACGCTTAACGAAACGTCGAGTCAGATGAAAAAGCGCCAAGAAATCGGGCGAGGACTGCGTCTGCCGGTTAATATTGATGGGCAACGAGTGTATGATGATAGCGTCAACATACTAACGGTAGTAGCTAACGAAAGTTATGCAGAGTTTAGTCGCAAGCTTCAGACGGAGATTGAGGAAGAGGCCGGCATTCGCTTCGGTGGACGAATCAAAAATCGTGATGATCGGCGACCTGTTAGGTTTCAGAAATCACGGGCGCTTGACCCAGCATTTGAGGAGCTATGGGATAAGATTAAGCATAAAACGACTTATCGGGTGGCGATTGATACAGACAAGTTAGTGACGGAGGCGGCCAGTGAATTAGCGCAGGTCACTATTAGTAAACCCAATATCGCTGAGACAAAAACACTGATTGATTCCATGGGTAATGATAATGGCTTTATGGTGCGCGAGACTGGTTTCAACACGTATGCGGTGCGCCAAGCTGAGGTAAAGATGCCGAATTTATTAGCGGATATTCAGCGTCAGACACAAATGACTCGCCGGGTGATATTTGAAGTGCTTGATCAAGCGGGGATGTTTGCGCAGGTAGCTATTAATCCACAGCAGGTGATTGATGAAACAGCTCGGGCGATTAATCGGGTGAAGCAGCGTTTGGTAGTTGATGGCGTTAAATATCACAGGACAGGCGAGTATTATGACATGACGTTGTTTGAGAATGGTGAGCTACAGGCATACTTGTATGATGCGGCGATGAAGAGCGGGGCAATTGCAGTGGGAGACCAGGCAAAAACCATCTACGATTACGTGGCGGTTGATTCAGAAGTTGAGCGAGAATTCATGCAGTCGCTAGAGGATAATGCTGACGTTAAGTTTTATATCAAGCTACCGGGTTGGTTTAAGATTGATACGCCAGTCGGCAAGTATAATCCAGATTGGGCAGTGGCGTTTGATGGTGATGAGCGGATTTACTTTGTGGCCGAGACGAAGGGGTCGGATGATATTAACGATAATCACTTGAGCGCTAATGAACGAGGTAAAATTACTGCGGCCCGCCAGCATTTTGCGGAAATTGATGTACCATACGTGGCGCCAGTGAGGATTTTGCGGCAAGCGTTGACTATGGTCAGAGATATCTAA
- a CDS encoding site-specific DNA-methyltransferase yields the protein MNGYNDNIHQQQIDKLQQLFPEVVTEGKIDWQKLQATLGEAVDLGERYGLGWKGKSDVFTTIQEKTVQTLHPDRANSVDWDTTGNMFIEGDNLAALKILHKAYYGKVKMIYIDPPYNTGNDFIYNDDFKQTRRSYEAEAGITDDEGNVVRDDGLRTNTGGHKHSNWLNMMYPRLFLARNLLRQDGVIFVSIDDNEVHNLRLVMNEIFGEENFVAQLIWRKKGTSTNVSGSQISALTEYMLVYARSEVAKLNQRIFSKDNRSYPYSDDEGSYRTAIIEKKSTGGYDRETMKFEILGQTPRPGKRWQIGEAKARELESNHRFILKDGIIKLKIYSHEDTDTSSANPNLLLDHGSTQSGQAEVDNIMDGSFFDNPKPVSLINHLLKLSTSSKNNDIILDFFSGSGTTAHAVAELNAEDGGNRRWICVQLPELTDEKSEAYKAGYRTIADIARERIRRAGAKISTDQADKLASRDTPLDLGFRAYRVDDSNFKQWNELVSDPEEIRQQALANLDPLEEGTTDDDLLTELLLKRGISPLAKIEQHDNFCFIPSEKLAICLAHSITEELFTAILATKPSSIILLDRSFGDDINLKVNLLLQAERQGVEVEVV from the coding sequence ATGAACGGCTACAACGATAACATACATCAACAACAAATTGACAAACTCCAGCAGCTCTTCCCCGAGGTAGTCACCGAAGGCAAGATCGACTGGCAGAAGCTCCAGGCGACCCTGGGCGAGGCGGTTGATTTGGGTGAGCGCTACGGGCTCGGCTGGAAGGGTAAGAGCGACGTCTTCACCACTATCCAGGAGAAGACCGTCCAGACGCTCCACCCCGACCGGGCGAATTCTGTCGATTGGGATACGACGGGCAATATGTTTATCGAGGGCGACAATCTGGCGGCGCTGAAGATCTTGCACAAGGCGTATTACGGCAAGGTTAAGATGATCTATATCGATCCGCCCTACAACACTGGCAATGATTTCATCTACAATGACGACTTCAAGCAGACACGCCGTAGCTACGAGGCAGAGGCGGGCATCACTGATGATGAGGGTAACGTTGTGCGGGATGACGGTCTGCGTACCAATACCGGCGGGCATAAGCACAGCAACTGGCTGAATATGATGTATCCACGCCTCTTCCTGGCACGTAACCTGCTCCGCCAAGACGGCGTCATCTTCGTCTCGATCGACGACAACGAAGTCCACAACCTCCGTCTGGTGATGAATGAGATATTCGGGGAGGAGAATTTTGTAGCGCAGTTGATTTGGAGAAAAAAGGGAACTTCAACGAATGTTTCAGGGTCGCAAATAAGTGCACTGACTGAATATATGCTGGTTTATGCAAGAAGTGAAGTAGCAAAGCTTAATCAGCGCATATTCTCAAAAGACAACAGAAGTTATCCGTATAGTGATGACGAGGGTAGTTATAGAACGGCCATAATAGAGAAGAAAAGTACCGGTGGTTACGACCGTGAGACTATGAAGTTTGAAATTCTAGGACAAACACCCCGCCCAGGCAAGAGGTGGCAGATTGGTGAAGCGAAAGCGCGTGAGCTTGAATCGAACCATAGGTTTATACTTAAAGATGGAATAATAAAACTAAAGATATATTCCCACGAAGATACGGACACTTCATCGGCCAATCCGAATTTACTTCTGGACCACGGATCAACCCAGTCGGGACAGGCTGAAGTAGATAATATTATGGATGGTTCATTTTTCGATAACCCAAAACCAGTCTCTTTGATAAATCACTTATTAAAACTATCAACATCGAGTAAAAACAACGATATCATCCTCGACTTTTTCTCTGGCTCGGGTACAACCGCTCATGCTGTTGCTGAGCTTAACGCCGAAGACGGTGGCAATCGTCGTTGGATTTGTGTGCAGCTGCCTGAGCTGACTGACGAGAAGTCGGAGGCGTATAAAGCTGGCTACCGCACCATCGCAGACATTGCTCGTGAGCGCATCCGTCGGGCGGGCGCCAAGATCAGTACTGACCAGGCGGACAAGCTCGCCTCTCGTGACACTCCGCTTGACCTTGGCTTTCGGGCATATCGGGTGGATGATAGCAACTTCAAGCAGTGGAACGAGCTAGTTTCTGACCCAGAGGAGATTCGCCAGCAGGCACTTGCTAACCTTGACCCGCTAGAGGAGGGTACAACTGATGATGACCTGCTGACCGAGCTCCTGCTCAAGCGAGGCATCTCACCATTGGCGAAGATTGAGCAGCACGATAACTTCTGCTTTATCCCTTCCGAGAAGCTGGCTATTTGTTTGGCGCACTCCATAACAGAGGAGCTATTTACAGCCATCCTCGCCACCAAACCTTCATCCATCATCCTCCTCGACCGATCCTTCGGTGACGACATAAATCTAAAAGTAAACCTGCTCTTGCAAGCCGAACGGCAAGGTGTTGAGGTGGAGGTGGTGTGA
- a CDS encoding Fic family protein produces the protein MNPLKSINPSFNSELVSELFNLEKIRYTHLGGTTPPWLFFDLREIMYILESVASARIEGNRTTVVSAAMDSLSNDEKPSDENLQELRNIRKAIDFIEETFDGDDSQQITPSFIREVQKIVVTDLKHDGSKWPGDWRSCSVHIKKSDHEPPNHIEIPRLIQELCDYIADDNDNKMDIIKIALAHHRLAAIHPFDNGNGRTARLVTYAMLIKAKFINKTMRTILNPSAIFCMDRQEYYNKLAAADSGKEEALEDWCLYVARGIASEMVRVNKLLDRNYAVPNIIEPALKSALDSQFISAEEHEILKIAMQKDLIQAQDVRHLFGPTASAAVQTSRVLTNMRDKGLLMVHPDYQKKYVMRFANNYLLRDVLLAMDRNGLLVVKNEATE, from the coding sequence ATGAATCCTCTTAAATCTATCAACCCATCATTTAACTCAGAATTGGTGAGTGAACTATTTAATTTGGAGAAAATTCGCTATACCCATTTAGGGGGCACGACTCCGCCATGGCTATTCTTTGATTTGAGAGAGATTATGTACATATTAGAAAGTGTCGCGTCTGCTCGAATTGAAGGTAATCGTACAACGGTGGTTAGTGCCGCCATGGATTCATTGAGTAATGATGAAAAGCCCAGCGACGAAAACCTTCAAGAGCTTCGCAACATCAGGAAGGCGATAGATTTTATTGAAGAGACTTTTGATGGAGATGACAGTCAACAAATTACTCCTTCCTTTATTCGTGAAGTTCAGAAAATAGTTGTTACTGATTTAAAGCACGATGGTAGTAAGTGGCCTGGAGATTGGCGAAGTTGCTCAGTACATATTAAAAAAAGCGATCATGAGCCGCCAAATCATATAGAGATACCCCGGCTTATTCAGGAGTTATGCGACTATATTGCTGATGATAATGATAACAAAATGGATATTATCAAAATTGCTCTTGCACACCATCGACTAGCCGCAATACACCCATTTGATAATGGAAACGGTAGAACGGCAAGGCTTGTCACGTATGCGATGCTTATTAAGGCTAAATTTATCAACAAAACTATGCGGACTATTTTAAATCCTTCGGCTATTTTTTGTATGGATCGTCAAGAATACTATAATAAATTGGCTGCAGCAGACTCTGGCAAGGAAGAAGCATTAGAGGATTGGTGTCTATATGTCGCACGGGGCATAGCTAGTGAGATGGTCAGGGTGAATAAACTATTAGATCGTAATTATGCTGTGCCAAATATAATAGAGCCAGCATTAAAAAGCGCCCTTGATAGTCAATTTATATCTGCAGAAGAGCATGAGATTTTAAAGATAGCCATGCAAAAAGACCTAATTCAAGCACAAGACGTAAGACACCTATTTGGACCAACCGCCTCTGCTGCGGTGCAGACGTCTCGTGTTTTGACGAATATGAGAGACAAAGGATTGCTCATGGTTCATCCTGACTACCAAAAGAAGTACGTTATGAGGTTTGCTAATAACTATTTATTAAGAGATGTGTTGTTGGCTATGGATAGAAATGGTTTATTAGTAGTAAAAAATGAAGCAACAGAATAA
- the radC gene encoding DNA repair protein RadC produces MRISDRHPLDRPREKLARYGTARLSDLELLMAIIGSGNARADVGKIAREVLKIVRQKGGDVSYDDLHGVVGLGDAKIPVILASLELARRYLLDSDQPIIDSPEKVVELLVDIRDKKQEYFVCLTLDGANRLIAKRVVTIGTLTASLVHPREVFADAIADRAASIIVAHNHPSGSLEASQADKDVTNRLAEAGKLLGITLNDHIIVTKTDYVSIIYKKDEQ; encoded by the coding sequence ATGAGAATCTCTGACCGTCATCCGTTGGATCGTCCCCGCGAGAAATTGGCGCGCTATGGTACGGCGCGGCTGAGCGACTTGGAATTGTTGATGGCGATTATCGGCAGCGGCAATGCTCGGGCGGATGTCGGTAAAATTGCGCGCGAGGTGCTGAAAATTGTGCGTCAAAAAGGCGGCGATGTTTCGTATGATGATCTGCATGGCGTAGTTGGCTTGGGTGATGCGAAAATTCCGGTGATTCTGGCGAGTTTGGAGCTGGCGCGGCGGTATTTGCTGGATAGCGACCAGCCAATCATTGACAGCCCAGAAAAAGTCGTCGAGCTGCTGGTCGACATTCGCGACAAAAAGCAGGAATACTTTGTTTGCCTGACGCTGGATGGTGCGAATCGTTTGATCGCCAAGCGGGTAGTGACTATCGGCACACTGACTGCCAGCCTAGTACACCCGCGCGAGGTCTTCGCCGACGCCATCGCCGACCGCGCGGCCAGCATCATCGTGGCGCATAATCATCCGAGCGGGAGTTTGGAGGCGAGTCAGGCTGATAAAGATGTCACGAATAGGCTAGCAGAAGCGGGAAAATTGCTCGGTATTACGCTTAATGATCATATTATTGTTACGAAAACTGACTATGTAAGCATTATCTATAAAAAGGATGAGCAGTAA
- a CDS encoding DUF262 domain-containing protein translates to MKALQTNIKLFLYTPNKFFEIPNFQRPYSWTADNVQMFLDDLEEVKRGDKKHYFGSIVYINDGNRSVIIDGQQRATTVLLMITAIYHLALESPEKLRLVAEQIKDEYLYNRYAKQYDSEENRIKLRAVTTDNKIFEKIFSQAELTEYEKKSNLYKSYLQFYDYFRNRDHLEQYIDTLDDFEIVTIVLDKDDDNPQKVFESINSTGKPLTDGDKIRNFSLMLRTSEKQDYVLTSYWQYIETYLTDPQRDDITDFFRVYLIAKNQSVVNTDKVYPEFKKAFSNNISDDQSYESLDEFYGEILRILKYYRFLKFGIDENNEFARLSSVAFTMRYLRIEAFFPYAVSVMKYWQDGHLSDDEIAEVFDVLRVYFSRRIVINLSTTGLGKYFAGLHRSILSIAEQDNAVYLEVLKYTVLSKNRQIRLPRDNEIETAIKANFTYNQRSSNVMYLLTAVDDESKDVSLLKQINNKELHLTIEHIMPQTMTNTWRDELGDRADEIHGIYLHGLANLTLTGYNSEYSNKSFREKRDMPDGFADSPLKINRTVAKYSTWNEKTILERQQWWIDKIIKIWPLPTSTFEPPILDTKVNIFDDIDFTGAAVKIFYIGDDSYPVTSWSQILGVYCEYLYDENPDFTDQIMNSEKTKNWISNDSKRFFNSVKIHDTGLVVDVATNTNQKIRLMRELAEMFNVDKISINVELTKPIEQ, encoded by the coding sequence ATGAAAGCGCTGCAAACTAACATTAAATTATTCTTATATACGCCAAACAAATTCTTTGAGATACCTAATTTTCAACGCCCTTATTCTTGGACAGCCGATAATGTCCAAATGTTTTTAGACGACCTTGAAGAGGTGAAGCGTGGAGATAAGAAACACTATTTTGGCAGTATCGTATATATAAACGATGGTAACCGAAGCGTTATTATCGATGGCCAGCAGCGTGCGACGACAGTTTTGCTGATGATCACTGCAATTTACCATTTAGCGTTAGAGTCACCTGAAAAGCTTAGACTGGTAGCCGAGCAAATCAAGGACGAATATTTATATAACAGATATGCAAAACAATATGATTCGGAGGAAAATCGGATTAAGCTTCGGGCGGTAACTACCGACAATAAAATATTTGAGAAAATATTTAGCCAGGCAGAACTGACAGAATATGAGAAGAAAAGTAATTTGTATAAATCCTACCTCCAATTCTACGACTACTTTAGAAATCGTGATCATTTAGAACAATATATTGATACGCTTGATGACTTCGAGATTGTCACGATTGTTCTAGACAAAGATGACGATAATCCACAAAAAGTTTTTGAAAGTATTAACTCAACTGGCAAGCCATTGACAGATGGCGACAAAATCCGAAACTTCTCGTTAATGTTGCGCACTTCAGAAAAACAAGATTATGTTTTGACTAGTTATTGGCAGTATATTGAAACGTACCTAACCGATCCGCAGCGTGATGACATCACCGACTTCTTCCGTGTCTATTTGATTGCCAAGAACCAATCGGTCGTGAATACTGATAAGGTGTATCCAGAGTTTAAAAAAGCTTTTTCTAATAATATTTCTGATGATCAGTCATATGAATCGCTTGACGAATTTTACGGCGAGATTTTGAGAATACTAAAATATTATCGCTTTCTAAAGTTTGGCATAGACGAAAATAATGAATTTGCAAGACTTAGTTCGGTGGCATTTACAATGCGCTATCTGAGAATTGAAGCATTCTTTCCGTATGCTGTATCAGTCATGAAATATTGGCAAGATGGACATTTGTCTGATGATGAAATTGCTGAGGTGTTTGATGTGTTACGCGTCTACTTTTCGCGGCGTATCGTTATCAACTTATCGACAACAGGCTTAGGTAAATATTTCGCCGGATTACACAGAAGTATATTGTCAATTGCTGAGCAGGACAATGCCGTATATCTTGAAGTGCTGAAATATACCGTACTTTCGAAAAACAGGCAGATCCGATTGCCCCGAGATAATGAAATAGAAACAGCGATAAAAGCAAACTTTACCTATAATCAGCGCTCTTCCAATGTCATGTATTTGTTAACTGCGGTTGACGATGAGTCTAAGGACGTGTCATTGCTGAAACAGATTAATAACAAAGAGCTACACCTAACGATTGAACATATTATGCCGCAAACCATGACCAATACTTGGCGGGATGAGCTCGGTGACCGTGCCGATGAAATTCATGGCATATATTTGCATGGGCTAGCGAATTTGACATTGACGGGATATAACTCTGAATATTCAAACAAGAGTTTCCGGGAAAAGCGTGATATGCCAGACGGGTTTGCTGATAGCCCGCTTAAGATTAATAGGACTGTTGCTAAATATAGTACCTGGAATGAGAAGACTATACTGGAACGTCAGCAGTGGTGGATTGATAAAATAATTAAAATTTGGCCGCTGCCAACAAGTACGTTTGAACCGCCAATACTTGACACGAAAGTTAATATTTTCGACGATATTGATTTTACAGGCGCAGCGGTAAAAATATTCTATATCGGTGACGATTCTTATCCAGTAACGAGCTGGTCGCAAATTCTTGGCGTCTATTGTGAGTATCTGTACGACGAGAACCCTGATTTTACTGATCAGATTATGAATAGCGAAAAGACGAAAAATTGGATTAGTAATGATTCTAAAAGATTTTTTAATTCCGTAAAGATTCACGACACAGGGCTTGTGGTTGACGTAGCAACAAATACGAATCAAAAAATACGGCTCATGCGCGAACTGGCGGAGATGTTTAATGTTGATAAAATCTCTATCAATGTTGAATTGACAAAGCCGATTGAACAGTAG
- a CDS encoding anaerobic ribonucleoside-triphosphate reductase activating protein: MTMPPNISEPTPSLSQLKVAIGGIQKLSLVDYPGHVAAALFLSGCNMRCGYCHNPELVLPERLAPSIPVEEAMIFLKSRVGKLDGVVISGGEPTVNEDLPVLCRMIKSLGFDVKLDTNGTHPDMVRGMVEEGTIDFIAMDVKGPLEKYVEIAARPIDLEAIKENVRLMIDSGIGHEFRTTIVREQLEVADFEKIGQLVKGAKRFALQHFRTGTTISPKFANYHTFTDEEFRAAQKIMERYVDECVIH, encoded by the coding sequence ATGACGATGCCGCCGAACATCAGCGAGCCAACGCCGTCGCTGTCCCAGCTTAAGGTAGCGATCGGCGGGATTCAGAAGCTGTCGCTGGTGGATTATCCAGGGCACGTGGCGGCAGCGCTGTTTCTCTCGGGCTGTAATATGCGCTGCGGTTATTGCCATAATCCTGAACTGGTACTGCCCGAGCGGTTGGCGCCGAGCATTCCAGTTGAGGAGGCGATGATTTTTCTAAAATCACGTGTTGGCAAGTTAGACGGTGTGGTGATTTCTGGCGGCGAGCCGACGGTCAACGAAGATTTGCCGGTGTTGTGTCGGATGATCAAGAGCCTTGGTTTTGATGTCAAGCTAGACACCAACGGCACACACCCAGATATGGTGCGCGGCATGGTCGAGGAGGGGACGATTGATTTCATCGCCATGGATGTCAAGGGTCCGCTGGAAAAATATGTGGAGATTGCGGCGCGGCCGATTGATCTGGAAGCCATCAAGGAGAATGTGCGGCTGATGATTGATTCGGGAATTGGCCATGAGTTTCGGACGACGATCGTTCGCGAGCAGCTGGAAGTCGCGGATTTTGAAAAGATTGGTCAGTTGGTCAAGGGAGCCAAGCGCTTTGCTTTGCAGCATTTTCGCACTGGCACGACGATTAGTCCGAAATTTGCCAATTACCACACCTTTACCGACGAAGAATTCAGAGCTGCCCAAAAAATAATGGAAAGGTACGTTGACGAATGCGTGATTCACTAG